Proteins encoded in a region of the Vicia villosa cultivar HV-30 ecotype Madison, WI linkage group LG5, Vvil1.0, whole genome shotgun sequence genome:
- the LOC131601824 gene encoding putative germin-like protein 9-2, with product MSPSTLKVVLSLIIYTFTLVTITRAGDPDILTDFISPITGPIDANFFTYTGFRVLVGPQNPSPSPFKVLKATMVEFPSLNGQSVSYASLQFQPKSINPPHIHPRSAELLFLVQGSLQVGFVDTTNKLFTQTLSTGDLFVFPKGLVHFQLNADDKAPALAISAFGSANAGTISLPNTLFNTSISDNVLALAFKTDVPTIQNLKKGFST from the coding sequence atgtcTCCCTCCACCTTAAAAGTTGTTCTTTCACTCATCATTTACACATTTACCCTTGTGACCATAACAAGGGCCGGCGACCCGGACATACTAACCGACTTCATAAGCCCAATAACCGGTCCAATCGACGCAAACTTCTTCACCTACACAGGCTTCCGCGTCCTCGTCGGACCACAAAACCCAAGCCCATCACCTTTCAAAGTACTAAAAGCAACCATGGTAGAATTTCCATCATTGAATGGACAAAGTGTGTCCTATGCTTCTCTTCAATTCCAACCTAAAAGCATCAATCCACCACACATCCACCCTCGTTCAGCTGAACTACTCTTTCTTGTTCAAGGCTCACTTCAAGTTGGATTCGTCGACACAACCAATAAACTCTTTACGCAAACTCTTTCGACCGGGGATTTGTTTGTGTTTCCAAAGGGTCTTGTTCATTTTCAACTTAATGCTGATGATAAGGCTCCTGCTCTTGCTATATCAGCCTTTGGTAGTGCTAATGCTGGCACTATTTCACTTCCTAATACGTTGTTTAATACCTCTATTAGTGATAATGTCTTGGCTTTGGCTTTTAAGACTGATGTTCCCACCATTCAAAACTTGAAGAAAGGTTTTTCTACCTAG